Sequence from the Panicum virgatum strain AP13 chromosome 5N, P.virgatum_v5, whole genome shotgun sequence genome:
AATAAATCGCTTAAGGCCAAACAAAGGCCAAACTATTGGAGTATATTAGGGAAGGAAATTGTTTGGAAGGGGGAGTTCGAACCGATGGAAGAGGCGATGCGCATCGGTCAGCCCCCCAGCTTCTCGACCTCTCCTCACCGCACTTTGCGCATCGGTCAGCCCCCCAGCTTCTCGACCTCTCCTCACCGCACTATGGCTCTCGGCACTGCGTGATTAGCCCGGTCGGCACCGCGTTGGGCCGCCGTCTGGAGCTCGGTGATGGGAAAACCACTCGAGCCGGTGTAGACGGCGAGTCAGGCGAGCATCGCCGCGTGGTGAGCCGTGGAGGCaaatgtaacaccccaggtgttaatcacctgtcATTAAGTTTAATCATGGAATTAACATGATCGTTAGCATTAAATCTGCATGAATAAAACCATAATATAAATTTTTCTAGCGTTTTCGTGTTGGTGACGAGAAAATTGTTTTAAAATGTTTTCCAATAGGGGTTTGAGCCATTTAGGAAATCAAATAGAATTTAAAATGCGTAAACATGGAGAGAATTAAATTCAAACCAAAAATGTAGTTGTAAATACCAAGTGACTCAATTTGGATAGCTAAATAAGTTGTCAAAAGAAATCAAATCGAGTCCTAGTTTAAACGTCTAAACACATGAAATGGTGAGTTCAAGTATGCTTCAAAATTTTGTTTCAACTTTCAAATGATAAAGATATGAATTTGCAAAGATTGGAACAAAGGTtacaaaaatttgaatttgactcGGTCAgtaccggtctgatcggtgtgaccgaccggtctgaccggttgtgcaCGATCTTATCCATTTGTCTTGACCAATAACAAATAAAACCATCACGcacactctctccctcaccagCCACTCCCCCCCTCACgttcactctctctccctctcactccctcaccgtgccctccctccccctcacaagctctcccactccATGATGCCCTAGACTCCAAAATCCTTCATTCCGACTTGATTCCAAGGTTGGAGAAGCTTCAATCGGCGTGGAGAATCCTTTCCCCCAAGAGCTCCTCCCAAGGGTACTTTGGATTTCAAGTTCTTTGTGCAAAGAAATCTCGTTCTAGGTATTCAAACTTGCACCGGCATGATCTATTTTTCTAAGAGGTTCTAAgtgatttcctttggtcaatcatCTCTATATGCATCCCTTCACTAGGATCTAAAGGGGTTTTGATTTTTGTTGGTTAGTTTTCCCGCAATAAGGATTTCTATTTTTGGCTGAAAACGTGTTTATTGGAACTTCCGACACGTTGTCGGAACTTCCTACACGTTTATTTTGGGTAGGCCGAGCACCTTTTGACGGAAGAAAACCAAAACCTCCGACAAttatcggaacttccgacactTTGTCAAAACTTCCTACACATTTATTTTGATTTGGCCGAGCGCCTCTTGTCGGAAGAAACTCAAAACTTCCGATAGGGGTCGGAACTGGTTGGAACTTCCGATCAGCACTGCGCAGCAGAGCTTGTAAAAtgcgtagaaaaatcagaaaaatgcaaaactaaTTTTGTCAGCTTCgtatcttcatgctctatatgaTTGAACCATAAAATGTATTGTTTGACAACTTTTTCTATGCAGTTTTAGTTATGCTAAATGAAATACTTTTATAGcttgttaaatgcataactggAATTAGGGACATGCTGTAAATGTAAAACCAATTGGGTTAGCTTTGTTTTGATATGTATTAACATTTGCATTGCATTAATTGGCATATCATATGCATCTCATGTAGATGCACTAGATGTACAACGTATGGACGTGAAGCACGCGAAGTTGGAgccgaaccacaagacggtgtttgGTGGACACATCCAGACAATGGGAGGGTCTGCTcgagcaaccgaagacccggcccaatgtcggaagggcccaaggccttgatagtattaacactaacttagtgttactcTCAGACAAGCCCCGATGCATgttctattattttaaattatgattcactatatatatgtttatttagtacttgtgcattaagttttagaaattatttggaaccatagttgcatgatccttagattcacttgagttatactagtatgtataggacgatagcgatgccatgcttaataggtctcggtagaagtcaggtgatttcttgtcactcgcgagatataggattttatagaagtcgagtaattaccggttactcgcgagatgtaTAATTGTCTTTATACTTCAATATGTGAGATATGAAAAAGAATgaaaatggagaccggacggggaatgatGTTGAGGTGTAGgatatggcagcaggacagggtttctAAGTGTCTTaaccccgtctgtgtcggttaaggaccgtccgttgtctggccctgttgATCGAGTTTGAACTGTACtcaccgcatgccgggagtaggaggtagtcgaaatcggtaagcctagtactggcTTGCtttgaaagtacagaacttcatcaccaccccttagggtagtcgagtggccgcgaaGAATTgagatgcatgtatttacttttagCGGTCTCTCGTatggctcggctgactatatgtaggtggggcgatTCTATAgttcgaggcagggaggggaatggttggctcgtatagtccgacggggcaattacgtgccgtgttggttaggtccaccttgtaaggttaaatcgaatcgattcgccgtcggtcgctctcggatatgagcaccttgatcgcagcaccgcatcgtagtaatgagaTAGAATATTAATAATATATGTTGATGATTAGTTTGAATTGTTAATTAATGCTCCACCATGTTTGCTCTAATTATTATGCAAATGTAGCTGATGGTTAGGTTAAAGAAAAAtcgtgagctaaaatattgaaagtaaggactcacttttagatgctttttctgcaaacaaaccaccagccagaaagccttgcatgtctagatattgggctaagtatacccttagtcgggtaagtcttgctaagtattagtatactcagggtttgttgtgtTACCCTGTTTTaggtatagaagctaactaAGACTctcatcggtgggctcgatgtgacgtcatGTCCTCACGTCTCCATAGTTCTGATATATTGTCTTTGTTTTACTTGTTCTCTATTAAAAATATTCATCGACTTAGATTTtcttccgctgctgtcatttcttatattaattctagGTAGAAAGCTGTTTTGTGAAGATATTAATTTTATTTACCATTTTTGTTAAATTGTAACATGCTGGTACCGTatgcgctcgccgtcgtgcgagacttctggtgtgtttcggtcGGCCTGTGGCTTAAACACAGGCTATCAAGTTACGTCTACTTAAACTAATGTGTCTGATGTTTTCAAATAATGGTCATTACGTTTAATTAGCCagtttaacttggcggttctgtcacagcaaAGCCagtttaacttggcggttctgtcacagcaaAGGCATACCACGGGTGTGTTCGGGAATCTTCTGGACTACAAGTCCTTTGGCCTTGCTATTGCTACATCCGTCCGATCTAACAGAAGCAACGATCTAATGGTCGAGAAAATGAGATGACGTGGCCTAACGAACGCTGGATTTTGGCCCGATTACAGGGTCAGGTTTCGTCTTTTAGAGATGCAGGCTGGCAGCCCGCGATGACTgcgccgatgccgccgcccggcgcgccgctgccggccttCGCGCGGGCGCTGGCCGACATCCTCGTCGCGCTCTCCGGCGCCCGCGCCCTCCCCAAGGGGCAGCAGCTCCACGGCCACCTCCTTAAGGCCGGCCACCTCCCCGCCACCGCTTCCACCCACACGCTGTTCGGGCACCACCTCATCACCTTGTACGCGCGCTGCGCGCTCCCGGACCTCTCCCACCGCGCCTTCCTCGACCTCCCCTCGCGGCCCTCCCCAGCGGCGTGGTCATCCCTCATCTCCTCCTTCTCCCAGAACGGCCTCCCCGCGTCCGCCTTCGACGCGTTCCGCCGCATGCTCGCGGCGGGCGTCCCCGCCACCGACCGCAACATCCCCTCGGCCGCGaaggccatcgccgccgccaagaCCTCGTCGCGCCCGACGCTTGCCCCTCACGCGCTCCACGGTCTCGCCGCCAAGACGCCATTCGCAGGCGACGTGTTTGTTGGATCGGCGGTTATCGATATGTATGCAAAGTGCGGGCATCTTGCAGACGCCCGCCGGCTATTCGATGAAATGCCGGAGCGGAATGTTGTCTCTTGGTCCGCACTCATATGTGGGTATGCTGATGCTGGGATGCACCCTGAAGCATTGGGAATCTTCCGCTTGGCACTTGAGGAGGCTGTTGTGGTGAATGACTTCACAGTTTCGTCCATCATCCGTGTATGTGCTGCAGCAACACTCTTTGAGCTTGGAGCCCAGGTGCATGCCAGGGCTATAAAGACATGGCTTGATGTGTCACCCTTTGTGGGTAGCTCGCTCGTTTCGCTTTACTCAAAGTGTGGGCTCGTGGAGTGTGCTTACCGGGTGTTTAGTGAAGTGCCTGAGAAGAACCTTGGAATTTGGAATGCAGTGCTAATTGCATCTGCTCAGCATGGGCATACATCAGCCGCATTTGAGAGGTTTATGGAGATGCAGAGCGCTGGGTTCCAGCCCAACCACATTACCTTCCTGTGCTTGCTCACTGCTTGTAGCCATGCTGGTTTTGTTGATGAAGGGAAGAGATATTTCACCCTTATGAAAGAGTACGGCATTGAACCGCAGTCTGAACACTATGCGGCAATGGTTGACCTACTTGGTCGTGTAGGACGTATAAAAGAAGCATTTGACCTTATTGATTCCATGCCTATGGAGCCACCTGAGTCTGTTTGGGGTGCACTCCTTATGGCATGCCGTATGTACAAGGATGCTGATACTGCAGCAATTGCAGCACAGAGGCTGTTCCAAACTGGGTCTCGCAGCTCTGGTGCACATATGCTCTTGTCAAGTACATACGCAGCTGCAGGAAGGCATGCTGATGCAGCACTTGCTAGGAAAGCTATGCGTGATGCAGGTATACAGAAAGAAACTGGACTTAGCTGGCTGGAGGCTGCAGGGAAGGTGCATACCTTTGTGTCGAACTGCAGGAGACACCAAAGAAGTGAGGAAATTTACCGGGTGCTTGAGAAAGTTAGTGAGAAGATGGAGGCAGCTGGTTATGTGGCAGATACTAGTGCAGTGGTTAAGGATGTGGATGGGGATGAGAAGAAAGCAACAGTGAGGTATCACAGCGAAAGACTAGCAATTGGGTTAGGTCTTTTAATTGTTCCAGAAGGTGTGCCAATCCGAGTTATGAAGAATCTGCGTGTGTGTGATGATTGCCACAATGCAATTAAGTATCTAACTAAGTGCACAGGAAGGGTTGTGGTTCTCAGGGATAATCGCCGGTTTCACATATTTGAAGATGGGGTATGTTCTTGTGGGGATTTCTGGTAGTAATATCTTCTCTTTCATATGTTCTTGGAAAATTTGCTCTGTGTGGATTCATCTAGAAGGTAAACATATGTTTCCTCAGTAAATGATATGTCTGAGTTCAGTGTCTGTCATGATAATAAAGTGGGTATTGATATATGAGTTTCACATAATTGAATAATGATAGTCCAATTTTCTACTTCTTTGGAGATCTCAACAGTTCAGGGTATTTTGGAAAAGCATGATACTTGGACATGGCATGTAATCTTGTACTCGGAGGGTCCACATGGAGCCAAAGGCATTTGCTCAATATTCTGGAGCACGCATTTGGACAGTTCAAGTAGCATGTTCTGCCGAACAAGGTATGTACGCACCTGAAAAGCTATGACTTGTGCTATTGTCTTATGGACCAATTAATGGTGTGTCTAGATTCACGTGCTCATAGGCTCACATGTTCTTTTATTAGAGTTCAAGCAAAGGAAAGAACAAAACGTTGTCAGTAAAGAGtattaaggccctgtttagatctttacaggtttttgcaaaaaagccgtaaacgcattaaagtgaaacggaatcttgctaatttgaagtactaaatgaagtctatttacaaaactttttgcatggatgggctgtaaatcgcgagacgattctaatgagcctacttaatccatgatttgcaacagtgatgctacagtaaccatccgctaattattgattaaacatggattaattagcatcattagattcgtctcgcgatttacaactcatctatgcaaaaagttttgcaaatagacttcatttagtacttcaaatgccctctttacatctttacacaattttgcaaaatgaactgcTTTGGGTGTGCTTTTGAAGTACTGCTTTGCCTTTTGAACTAGGTAGCTGTTCTCTAGTTGAGCAGTAGTATGTGAGACATTACATTCAGCAATTCAGGCTACTCAGAAATCAGCAggactatttttctttttcaattaGGTAAATCCACCCACTCTGTCACCTCGGTGATTGGACCCAGGTGGTGTAGTTGCCTCCCACACCCCACCATAGTCACCGAAGTTCCCGGACAACGGATCGTGGAACGGGGAACGACACTTGAGATGTATATATTTTTGCACTGCGGAAACGAAAATGTTCCCGTCCTGGAATGCCGTTCCCGTTCCCCGGTGACTatgcccccacccccacccctttCAGCACTGGGAACTTATCATGGTGACAATGAATAAATCCCTGTTTTAAAAATGCACCTTTTAGTTCAGAAGTAGTTTGGTTCAATGTATGATGGTTGAAATCAGTTGATGTGCCTTGACAGGGAGGGTTGAAGATTGGTGGTCTGTCCACCTAAGAAAACTTCCAATTCTCGAAATGATGATCTCAGGTGGGAGAAGGTCCCACTTGTGAGCCATCCAGAGCTTAGCCCGCCAAAAGACAAGTATGGCACAGCTAGTGCACTCTTAAGACAACAAAAATGTTTGAATTAGTTTTTACAAACTAGACCTAGAGTATGTCATCCCTGTTTGCATCAATGTCTCCTTGATTGTGCACATCTGATATAGCTCCTTCATTTTGCTTTTATTGTTTGTTAAAAGGGATGGCTTGTTAAAAATATGGAATAATCCTGTGTTGAGCAAACTAACAAAAAAATAGCAGGTGTTGAATGAGGTCAAAAGGATACAGGATTTGTACAAGAACGAGGAGACTAGCATCACCATAACAGGTCATAGCCTTGGGGCAGCACTTGCCACAATCAACGCCATTGACATCGTCTCCAATGGCTACAACAAGAGCTGCCCTGTGTCCGCATTTGTCTTTGGAAGCCCTAGAGTTGGCAACCCTGACTTTCAGAAAACATTTGACAGCGAAACAGATCTGAGATTGCTCCGAGTTAAAAACTCTCCTGATGTGGTCCCGAAATGGCCAAAGCTAGGATACAATGATGTCGGTACAGAGCTAATGATCGACACAGGGGAATCACCCTACCTGAAGGCCCCTGGAAACCCCTTAACATGGCATGACATGGAATGCTACATGCATGGTGTTGCAGGGACGCAGGGGAGCAGTGGAGGGTTCAAGTTGTTGGTTGATCGAGATATTGCCTTGGTCAACAAACATGAAGATGCACTGAAGAATGAGTATTCAATTCCATCATCATGGTGGGTGGTACAGAACAAAGGTATGGTGAAAGGCAAGGATGGCCGGTGGCATCTGGCCGACCACGAGGATGATGACTGATGTAGCCTGGCACTCATCATTTACCAGTTTGTTACAGGGTCAGCTGTGCTTGTATGTtttgatggattaattagctcATTAAGACAAGAAGTTACAATTCACGAGCTCAAAAGGCAAACTAATGGAAACTACTTTGTGTGTCCTGTTTAAGGCTTAAGGAATGTGTCTTATTATGTTTGAAATTGTATTTGACAAATTTCTGTATTCAAAATCATGAGTTTTATTGACTTTATCAATTGTAAATTTGTTGAGCAGTGAACCCTTGAGAAGAAATACAGTTTTGAATCGTTGATCTGTGTCTGGATTCCGTTCCAAAGATtattctcgcaaaaaaaaatctcatggATAAGTGGTGCTAGGCCCAACCTAGctcattcttttttctttgtttactTTATGTAATGCTTGGATTATTTTTATTAGACAGCTTCATCATATTATATGAGCGAGGCAAAAGTAAGGCTTGCTAGATCTGAAAAGTTTTTTTGAGGCCAAACTTATTCATCCTTTTAGTAATGTAGTCGATATAAATGGTGTAACGTATTGCTATATACATTTTTAATGCATTGATTCTGTGGAAAAAGCTAGATGGAAACTCTATAAAGGGAAGACTTCAAACCAAGTAAGTCAGATACTTAAAAAGATGGGGAAAATGGCCATGTCAATTCTACTCAAATTCATTAGCGACCAATAAAACCTTGTCGCTGTCCGCCGGGCTCCCGGATCCGCCCATCTCTGATCTCTCCCCTTTTCTTGATCTCATGTTGGCCTCTGCCATGAAGTACTGATGGATCAGCATCGCCGGCGATCGCCACCTTCCTCCGCGGCCAGGTGGATTTGACAGGCTGCCACTTCTCCCCACAAGGCCCCAACAGCTTCTTACAAACCGGAGGTGATCACCTTCTTCCCAGGGTTGGATTGGATTAGGGCGTTCCACATGCATCGTTTTGCGATAAAATTGTCCCCCACCCCCAGTAGCCCTCTGGTCTCATTTCCTTTCGTCCTCCCGTTGCTGCATTTGTTGGTACGATAGATCTAGGACTCTCGCTTTCTGAAAAGCTGTTATCTTGAATACGCCGCGCCATGTTCCTTAAATCGTACTCCTAGACTGCTACTTACTCCAGAAacttttccttcaaaaataaagAAACTTCCTACAGAAACTGGAACCTAGAGGTTATGCGAGTATCAAGTCAACGATTCTGTCTGGCAACATATTGCTCCCATACTG
This genomic interval carries:
- the LOC120674090 gene encoding putative pentatricopeptide repeat-containing protein At5g52630 → MTAPMPPPGAPLPAFARALADILVALSGARALPKGQQLHGHLLKAGHLPATASTHTLFGHHLITLYARCALPDLSHRAFLDLPSRPSPAAWSSLISSFSQNGLPASAFDAFRRMLAAGVPATDRNIPSAAKAIAAAKTSSRPTLAPHALHGLAAKTPFAGDVFVGSAVIDMYAKCGHLADARRLFDEMPERNVVSWSALICGYADAGMHPEALGIFRLALEEAVVVNDFTVSSIIRVCAAATLFELGAQVHARAIKTWLDVSPFVGSSLVSLYSKCGLVECAYRVFSEVPEKNLGIWNAVLIASAQHGHTSAAFERFMEMQSAGFQPNHITFLCLLTACSHAGFVDEGKRYFTLMKEYGIEPQSEHYAAMVDLLGRVGRIKEAFDLIDSMPMEPPESVWGALLMACRMYKDADTAAIAAQRLFQTGSRSSGAHMLLSSTYAAAGRHADAALARKAMRDAGIQKETGLSWLEAAGKVHTFVSNCRRHQRSEEIYRVLEKVSEKMEAAGYVADTSAVVKDVDGDEKKATVRYHSERLAIGLGLLIVPEGVPIRVMKNLRVCDDCHNAIKYLTKPCLDLYRLKECVLLCLKLYLTNFSAMTPGGDMAGRWRELHGSGHWEGLLEPLDVGLRRRLIAYGEMIMATYEAFIGEGRSPNAGMCRYRRADLFRRVDVSHPGWYAATRYVYATASAEVRGKVLLRPLCRRGRARECNWMGYVAVATDEGAAALGRRDIVVAWRGTQRALEWVADLKLALASAAGILGPEGADGSDPSVHRGYLSLYMSADEGSNLSKQSARMQVLTEIARLMDRYKDEETSITVVGHSLGATLATLNAADIVANAYNKSPGFDGSRRAPVTAVVFGSPRTGDRDFRDVFHRLPDLRMLRVRNKPDRIPHYPPVGYADVGVELLIDTRRSPFLKPHGNESQSHDLEVHLHGIAGWQGERGGFELVVDRDVALVNKFDDCLADEYPVPVGWKVHHNKNMVKGPDGRWVLEDHEPDYDDEEEDDNINL